A single region of the Leptodactylus fuscus isolate aLepFus1 chromosome 5, aLepFus1.hap2, whole genome shotgun sequence genome encodes:
- the LOC142202246 gene encoding olfactory receptor 6C3-like — protein MKAEAVNFTKFTEFFLVGFPELNDYKLTFFSIILVMYVMSVCENFLIISLVSTSPRLQSPMYFFLGHLALSDIVLITSVVPKFLEVIIKEGCSIPYVDCLAQFQLYGGTVCVESYLLTSMSYDRYLAICKPLHYVSIMSVKLRYTLVISSWVISYVIVFISLSLLAELDYCDSNINYFLCDFAPLTELSCTDTTGMSINMTLLSVPVILINVTCIMVSYVYIFRTIFGISTTSGRQKTFFTCSSHLVAVSIYYVSMFVIYTLPNRGSLLSFNKFVNLIFIVLYPLLNPIIYSLRNKEIQASVIKYIRVSE, from the coding sequence ATGAAGGCGGAGGCTGTGAACTTTACCAAATTTACTGAGTTCTTTCTAGTGGGATTCCCCGAGCTGAATGATTACAAGTTGACTTTCTTCTCCATTATTCTCGTCATGTATGTCATGAGTGTATGTGAGAACTTCTTGATCATTTCACTGGTGTCCACCAGTCCACGTCTCCAGTCTCCAATGTATTTCTTCCTTGGACATTTGGCTCTGTCAGACATCGTCCTCATAACAAGTGTTGTTCCCAAGTTTTTGGAGGTTATCATCAAGGAAGGGTGTTCTATACCTTATGTTGATTGCTTAGCTCAGTTTCAATTGTATGGGGGAACAGTCTGCGTAGAAAGTTATTTGCTCACGTCCATGTCCTATGACCGGTACTTGGCCATATGTAAACCTCTCCATTATGTCTCTATAATGAGTGTGAAGCTTAGATACACCCTGGTCATCTCCTCCTGGGTCATCAGCTATGTCATTGTATTCATATCACTATCATTGTTAGCAGAATTAGATTACTGTGACTCCAATATTAACTATTTCCTATGTGACTTTGCTCCATTAACAGAACTCTCTTGCACAGACACCACTGGTATGAGCATTAACATGACTCTCCTCTCGGTTCCCGTCATTCTGATAaatgtcacatgtataatggtaTCCTATGTCTATATTTTTCGCACAATTTTTGGGATTTCCACCACGTCCGGTCGACAAAAAACTTTTTTCACCTGTAGCTCTCACTTGGTGGCGGTTTCTATCTATTATGTCTCCATGTTTGTAATCTATACTCTACCTAACAGGGGAAGTTTATTGAGTTTTAATAAGTTTGTCAACCTTATTTTTATTGTACTCTACCCCCTTctaaaccccattatatacagtctaagGAACAAAGAGATCCAGGCTTCTGTGATTAAATATATCAGAGTCTctgaataa